The Oryzias latipes chromosome 8, ASM223467v1 genomic interval GTTTAATTAACTGTGACTTGGAGAATGAGTCAACAGGGCTGTAATATTTCATTGCGGTCATATGCTCAGACAGCTGAAGAACAGCCGGTTAGCATCTAGACTAAATGGCACTCCCGCATAATACAAACATAAAAGAGAAGATATGATTAGAACTGTAAAATAGTAAAGTTTGTGCAAATTAAAAAGCAGTAGTTGCAGAGGTGGTAAGTTATCCAAAGCATGTCTCACAGTGTGGCGTGAAAGCCTTAAAGTGGCATGGCAGGTTGAAATgcaatttattgtaaaaaaagatatttttgacAGTgtgtgcaccccccccccagaaagctGTCATCACAGCGGGCGAAACCATCAAAAGAATGGGGctcagaaaaatcttttttaaatccacaaacaaaaccaaaacacatgtgTCGGATAGATCTAAAGCCGGAGTCTGCAACCTTTCActctaaaagagccatttggtccagttttttAATGACCAAACCCTAGAAAGAGACGGCGAGTCACACTTAATCTTTTTGAAAAGTacactttattttgtctgtggCCATTAATCGATGCATTTGCAAACACATGGATTAATCCAGACTAGctgtttaaacatttacaataattgCATTATAATAATGTTGGTTTTTTCTATAATAACAACTTTAATTACTTAATGTTTAAAAGCAGCACATCCAAGTTCTTTTCATAATATAATACATACTGTGCTAAATAAGATTCTCCTGCTGTAGCAGATGTACTTGAactaaaaatgcaagaaaagcaAGTCAAACACGGCGTTTTCCATCAATATAATTTTAGTGCATCTTCATCCCTTTACTATCCAAAATAAACATGTCAAAATTGGTTTAGAATCAAGTTTTCTGTAATCTGTGCATATAAACGCAATTTAGAACAACATAGATTAGACTATGTACTTAACCAACttaatatttattcaaattttttttttttgcggtggtatgaaaaaaagtcttcatttccgttgtgctgcGGTTTATGCTGTTGCTGCGGTTATGTCGTTGTGTTGCGGGTAATTTGGTTGtcaattttcctgtttttgcacaatatgtgaaaagaaaactttggtTCAAGCAATCTCCACAAAATTTCACACGGGCTCTGCAGGGTTAGTTTCATCAACCTTTGACCTTGGAAAGAGACCGCCATCTtgacataaaacaaaattaaaaaaactttaatgccTTCTACAAATGTAACCTCTTTCTAAGGATTTCGATTGCCTCCTATCTTGTCAAGCATTATTGAGAAGCCGCTTGGGAAAAAAAGTTGGTAATAAAGTTTCTAGATTTTGAATGGCGTTCGCATGGCGAGGTTTCGAAACTGACATTCTATTGTTGTTAACACATTTTATaccagaatattgtgaaaatgtattacATGAATTGTTGGCTGAAGCTGAATGAAACGATATAACATACACATTAGGTATGTGGgcgtggtaaaaaaaaatcctctgttgccaaggtaatctgaaagtttatttttgccaATTCTTCAAAATAACGTAGATTTGTTTGTCACTCCCGGGtgactaaaacataaaatggctGTCATGGAGATAACACCATTAGAAAAGCCACCATTtgtagaaaaagttttttttcaaattaatttgtCATATGCCAATTTGACCAGGGTGGCAGAGGCAGAGTGGGGGTGGCAGTGAGGGCGGGTCAGGAGGGGGTCCCAAGGGTGGGTCGGGTAGCACCTGTAGGCCATTCAACACTGCTTGCATTAATAGCTTATTTTTCACTATTCCATTTGGTTTTCAGACTAAACTCAATGTAAGCTGACGTggtattttttaattgtatgcTGTGCCATGCTGTAATACTAGTTACCATGACAGTCATTAGTCATCGTGATGCATCTTTTTAAAGAGATGAGCAGGAGCAATTGAGTTGTacgcttaaaaaaaactaaaatgatttGTCTTAGAAGAATCTTTGAAACCAGAAGATAAtgtcatatttgtttttatttttttttctgcagcctcCTCCTACCTATGAAGAAAGCATCCGCCAGTCTGTAGAGCTACCATACAACATTTTCTCACCAGGTGGGGACATCCTGCATCCACAGACTTTTTATTCCAACGCCGGAACTGTTGATCCCACAGACACAGACCGTCAACTCAGTTCTGATGCCAGCAGCAGCGCTCTGCCTACGGTGTGATGCTGGGATCCAGTGGGGTGAAATGTGGAAGAGGCTGGAGGACCTTTATGCAGATCAAGGTTACAAACAGACCCAACTCACAGATacctcaaacaaataaaaactgaggAAGCTAATGTTGATCATGGGCTGTGGTGAAACCAAAGAAGAACAGTACCCTCTCCAGGGAGTCACATTAATAATACTTTGAGACATTTGCTGTGCACTAATGTGACGATGTTTCAAAAAGAAACTGGACATTTATGGACAAAGGTGGCTGGAACATCTTCAACATCAAATCAGAGATGACTGCAGGGACTACTTAGGACgttaacttttttgttgttgtttttgtggaacatttattttaattgtttgattttctgtttttaaaatcttcttaaacttgaaatattggtcgtttttgcaaacatttttcttggAGCCAACTGTTAAAACTGGCGTCTAAAGCCTTTTGGAGAGGTTTCAAACTTTTCCAGATTGAAGGTTTTAGACCAAAtagtgaggggaaaaaatatttctattaGATCTACAATCACATTACCTCAAgtgatttctgtctttttcatcTTTGTAACATTCCATGAATTAATGTAATTTTAgtcaataaaatatttgtatttatttaataaaaaatgatcataCCATGTACTTTTCCATAGAAACCAATTTAATAAACTCTTGCTATTTTAATAGGTTTGTAATTTGCTGcattttgtgaaaaagaaatgaaaacgtTTGAGGTATGATATTGGTGGTGTAGTAGGTGAAAACCAATTCATCAGTGTCACAagggaaactgaaaatggatctaaaaagttgtttttgtaatCTGGAGCATTAGAAGTCTTTTGTTCAGCAATCTAAAGATGCTGCTCcaggtctaaaaaaaaaaacctttttacagcatttttttctccaagaatatatatattttttaaacgtaAAAATACCGTATGCACAATAGAAACTATTAAATAATATGTTAGGATAAATGAACCTTTCCTTTTTTGCTTCAATTTGGTTGTAAAGACCCAATTTACTACGTTTAAACATTATTGCACTGGAAACTTTAAATTTCAAAAATCAATTAACTCCTAAATCTTAGATTTAGACTCCATCTTTTAGGTTCTGGAAAGTTACTTTATACCCaacagatgttttgttttgtgagaTTAAAGTGAAATCATGTGAAAGAATTCACCTAAATACTTCTCTGGATGGTTAGTTTCATGGTAAATGACAAGAAAACTGCTTACATAGTCCCCTAGATATGTAAGCAAATTTAATTATGGATGTAAAGAGAGAAACAAGGCAGTTTCTTTAAAAGAGAAAGGGAGGCATTTTGTCTAGGAAATCGCGGTTGGAGATCTTGGAAGCCCTGGGGCAAAACAGGCCATCATGACTGCTGTTTTTCAGAGAAGACACCTTGTACTGTTGTGACAATAAGGAACGTCCCTTATAAACAACTTGGGTCAATTGCATTGATCTcatcatgtgaaaaaaacatgttttcagagAAATACATAAACATATTACTGTGTCATGACCTTCTTAATGAGAAAACTAAGTATAAATGGAAACTGACACATTCCATCATGAAGTCATAAACAATGTTACTAAAGTCCAAATTTTCATCTTAAATTCTCTGTTtcagccacacacacaaaaaaacgatTCTATAAACTataacaacatatttttttctgtttcccaattattgtatttttgtcatattctataattacattttttttgttttattttggttttggaaGCGTGATGCAACACAAGTAATCAAAGGTCACTCCTATGTTTATTCTTTAGTGAtcattgtttcctttttatatttttttttaatggatgagTTTTGAACCAAGCTCTTACCAAACCGCTGCTGTCCCAACCGCTGACAGGAGACGAACAAacactgccctctgctggccaCGATGTGTTGAGACCATTAACCCTTTGAAACTGTTCGATTTTTAAtatcctaaataaaaaaataaaaacaacagcaacaacaatattattatcattatattttaattaattacaaTAAAATGGAATGGAACTTTTATTGGTATCATTGACATATTaattataaagacatttatgaTACCAATAAGATTTAAGACTCAAATGATTTTATTTCCCCCCACAAGTGAACATTACGATTCCATTTTCCTGATAGTTTAAATTGAACAATCAGATTTGGCTAAATAGATTTCTAGTAGTTTATTTCTAATTACATTTTgggttaaataattaaataatcttattttttaataaaaatcatcTAGTTAGGATAAAACAAGACATTAAAAAGACATGTCTAACAGAATGCTCAAGATCCAATTGTTTGACTATCATGtcaaagaatagaatagaaactGTCTAGGATCgtacaacaataaataaaaataatttaaaaaaaatccaagttcTATTTTACATTTGTGATTTAAACATCACACAGCTTGTAATGGAGCTAAGAATATAAAGGCGTCCTCGGTGTCGCTGACGTCACGACGGAGAAAGCCGAGTTCACCCGACGTGCTGACTTTCAGTCCGTTTGTAAACAAGGTCAGACACTGCAGCACGCAGACCAGACACTTCGCTGCAAAGCTTCTGCTGTCTTTCATTTCTCAAGTAAAGAAAACGTTCACAGTAATCTGGGGTAAAGGTAAGTACGATTTCACAAATTTGTTACAAataaccttttgtttttgtaggtttttgttttgtaacatCTTTGTAGAATATGCGCACTGCGGGGACGAACGTTCAGTAGCCATGACCAGGCAGGTGCAAAGAAATCCCCAAAGAAAGCTTCTTAGCAGCAGCATAACAATCTTTTTACATCATCTATTAGATGATTACTGCAGCGATAATGCATTATGTTTATGCCTTTCATCAGCTGCTCTGCAACTGGGTCACTGTCAAAACCTGCACTGTCATGTTATGTCACATCATGACTAAAACAAggatcatttgtttttcatttattcatttagtaTATTAAATGTGTATATGAATGAAGAAGCTATAACTTATTGGAGCCAATTTAAGACTGAAATTGTATCTGCAACTTATTGCATTCAATAATTTCATGCAATACACTGCAGAGAAGCTTGTTTTTACCCTTAGGTGCAAGCTAGGTTAACAAAGGAATCAGTTCAGACAGCAGACAGaagtctgttttgtttcaaactGTTTCATTCTGGCTCAGTTAATCATCACATCTGTTCATGTCTTTTCTTAATCAAATTACCTAACATCCCTCTCCTTCAACATGCTGTTTGGATCACTCTTTGTTTTCTGAGAATCAGTGCAGAGTTTCCGTCCCACGTCTAACAATCTCCATGACGTGTTGGTGTTTTGGAGGTAAACATTACCTGCCCTCCAGTACAAATGCCACCAAAGGACAGTTACTGCTGCAGTAATGTGTAGCTACAAGTGTTGTGGTTGTGAACACTCTGTGAATCTCAgtattaagaaataaaaaaactttttttttatttgtgtgcttttatttttaatttctagGATTTGTCCAAGAAAGCCGACAAGATGATGCAGTGTTTTCATTTCATGGTGGAGCCAGCCAAGTACTTAATTGCCAAGAataaggtttgtttttattttttctcatcacatcatgtttaaagttaaacctCTTTTGGGTCACCTTGATACTTTAGGGGATGGCTGACATGGCAACATTGTCATTGCATCACATGactgcgcatttcggttatatttttttaagaagaaaaaaaagagcaatttcATGCATTACTTAGTCTGGCAAGAGTGCTGACTGTGTTTCACTGATGGGATCGGAGCTGTGATGTGCATTTTAATCAGGCGGTGTCTCCTTTGTGAAGCACTTATGAACCAACGTTATGTAAATGTCTTCTTTGACGGGGGTGGTAGGGCTCCAAACAATTGTTCCTCCTTTATTTGTGTGTCTTTCACAGGAGTTGCacaaaaaagctaaaaggtCTGAGAAGGAGCCTTTGGAAAAGGATCAACTGTTTGTTGTGGAGCTGGCAGGAGAACTGAAAAGAGTGTGTCAGGTACATCTTTTTCATTAATAGGTattgaaaatataaataaaaggacCCTCACCGCTCTGCAATCTTCAGTCAAGTTTTAGGTATATTATGCaaagtcaactttttgagcttttaagtgtattataatgttaattcctcacaaaaaacaaccctaaaggggtattttgctccattcacACATCTCTGAGCACCAAGCcttcccaatccatgaaaataaCCGGGTGCTCATATTGTGACGTAGACAAGGGAGAACagcctcttccaggaagagtctgtgctgccagcatcGCCCCAGGCTAACGCGCACACGCACTTTCTCCGTGTTCTTTcgtttccttttatatgcacaatatgcacatcttTCTCTGCAAacattcagatgtttgtttttgtgggcaaaacacggacacgctgccgaggccggctctaggtttaCGTCATATAATGAGCGGCACTCACAAGGAGTGAACgctggtgcctcagagatcgagtcgtcttacatCAGGGTAGGATAAGgatctgcaaaaataactaatatttcatttaaaaaatctttctttagtgtgccaaaggaaatatattatcatatacatggatgtagtattactctgaaaggcttaagaaaagcatgctATAGCCCCTTTAATCtaaaaattgcctttctgagtgtttctttattcaatttgttcTGAATCATGAGCAGGCAACATATACAGATAAAAGACAATCATATTTCTGAAAGAAAATACGcggggcaggccacaagctcctgttccgctccatcctgatgcatccacgtCATAGATGATTCGATACacgttcgtctttgttttcctcgtttgagctagcatctggctcaaaagtgtacagctggataactAAAAAATTGCTCACCGCTTTTGTTACCATGTTGATAATAGGAAGTGGTGACGCGCTTACACAattcccacaactcagaggcaaatttgtaatgaacttgtgcagaaactatgtcctagaaaatgaaacagatttttggatttggctaaaaacggcataatcattattaaaagaacaccgggaatgcttttacaTCTTTTCCAAAcctgattggagtgggtctttaaccacCTGAAACCACTAGATGGAAGTTGAGAACATCTTCAACTTACATGTCACTCGATTGCACCATACAGCATATAGAGCTTTATCTATAAACAGATATTTTTGGCAACTTTTGATCATTAAATCATGAATgccagatttttttattcagtgtttTGGTATTACTCAAACAGGTAAGAGATCCCAGCTTTGACTCAGTTGTTCCaggatatatattttttaaatatcttattCTCCAGGAGTTAAATGACATTACCAGCCGtttccaaacctttttttcttgtgcTTGTGTATCATAAAGCTCTATTTTGTTCACTAAAATTAGAAAAAGCTCAGTATCTTCCACATAAATAGCTGGATGTCCTACTATAGGAACTTTCCCAGACTATTCAAGTATACTTTGAGTCTTTTAATGCAAGAAGAttacaaaaacatctaaatgaGTATCTGCACCACCTTACACTTCATTCCTCCTCTTTACCTTTTGGCTCCTTCCTTTCAGGTGTTGTCACACTACAAAAACGGAAtcttaagaaaaacaaagagatccTTTGTTCAAGAAAATGTGTATTATTTATGGCTTACAAGAAACATAaacttatcaagaaagtttttcaatagcaaaataatcttagtttgacaaaacatgtcttagtgactacatttttgtccttcaaataagaattcttggtgaGACCtttttttggcgttttttttgtttatttaaaaatatgccaatggggtaagaatcTTTTGACATATCTATTTTTCTATGCATGGCAAATAATTTGCCTCCATCAAATTCTCTTCTCTGGATCTTTCTCACTCTAAGTTTCTTCCCTGGGAGCTCCAACTTCAGCCTCAGCCTTCCATtgatctccaaaacatctaacatctgATGGATGAATTCCTGATCTTATCCATCTTCCTCACTCCCAACGAAAACCTCAGCATcgtcatctctgctacctccatctctaCCTCTCTTTCTCTAATCTCTAATGCTCTCACCACAGCTTTCCTTTTTCATCTTTGCTCAATATTCTGTTTTCatgtctgctttttttcctccacagaGGTCAGAAGTTCTGGAGCACATCTTTAACCAGGATGACATCTGGCCAACGTCCCTCTGCAGGATCTTCATCCTGCAGTGGGCAAACATGCTGGAGAGCAAGGTAATGGTCTGGAAACATCCAGACAACAATAACAGTAGATGTGCATCCTATTCTTAATTAGACAAGCATGTTCATATTAATAGAAGTATATTTGCTAGAATTCATTCCTTCTGTGTTAAGAAGAGGCCCATGCAGACTGATGATTGGACAGAGAAGACTGAGGAAAAGCAACTGGATTTTATCAATGTAGAGGAAGTTCAGATAGCTAAAACTGTGATCTACAACTGGATAAAGGATCTGCGAGCTCAACCTGAGGTAAGAAGCATTATTTCAAACTGTAAGATATTATTGCAATTATATTTGCTGGTACACTCACTCACTCAGTGCTCTTGCAGCAAAGTGTGTGGCCAGGAGAACCAGTAGCAAAGgtcctggaggatctggagtcTTCCTGGCGGTGGGGCCGCTTCCCTAATCTGTTAACAGCTATGGAGCTGGTTATGTGGACTCTGATGTCACAGCAGCCGGATAAGGTTTGATCTAAAACTCACAAAGGACTTGTCCCGTCTAAAAATTAGTGTGAAAGTTGTCTTCCTTCCCGCTTTGCAGGACACCATTCCTCAGCAGTGGCTTCTATGGAAACAAAGGACTCAGAAGATCGGTTTgtagaagaaaaagaacatttaaagaacaattctttttcttctaatttttaatacttaataaaaacaacaattgttTTTAATCTTCCAGGAGGCATTTCCTACATTCCTCAGCCTGGTAGGTCTTTAAATTTTAAAGACTTCACTTTAAAGGGTTTCTTTCAACtcaaaaaaacctcaaaaagtgGCACTAGTGCTTTTGTGAGTCATCACCCTATCATGGTAGTTAAAGTGCCTCGTTTGCTATGTTTTTAGgagttgttcatttaaaaatagcttttttctgAGTATTATCTTCATAATGGATATTAGAGATGTCattcttttcatgaaatttCATTCTGTTATTGAGGTAattatgtgttgtttttattggcaCTATGGTAACAAATCAGTCTCCTCATCATTGtcgttctaaaaaaaaatactgtattttactgtttttccaGTGTGGGATTGGATTACAGATGCAGcaggtacagaaaaaaaattattaaatgtaatatttagtagattaaagtttttttcaacctttgGCATATTGTTTTTCCCTGCAGTGGAGGTGAACCTCGATATGGACACAGCCAATCCAGATCTGCTCATCTCTGCCGATGAGAAGCGGATGCGTTGCGGCTTCGAGAGGAAGGAAGTTCCCAACTACCACCAGCGTTTCGACGGCTGGTGGTGTGCCGTTGGGATGAAGGGTTTGGGCTCTGGTCGCCACTACTGGGAAGCAGAAGTGGGCGAACGTGACTGGCGACTGGGAGTGGCAAAAGAGTCAGCCCTGAGGAAAGGCTTCAAGTCTCTGAACACTGACACCGGGTATCTGACCCTGCGGCTGGAGAGGGGCACTGAGCTAAAGGCACTCACCGTGCCCTTCACTGCTCTGCCGCAGGGTCTCATCCCCAGCAAGGTTGGCGTCTACCTTGACTACAACAACGAGCAGTTATCCTTTTATGACGTGGAGAAACGGCTGCATATTTACACCTACAACGAGACCTTCACCGAAAAGCTGTACCCCTTGTTTGGGACAGTTGAGATAGTTAAGGATTTGGTAATCAGGTCTCCAAGAGGGAAAAACCACTGTCTCTGCCCCACATCGTGTATGTGGGGTTAAGCTTCCTTCCAGCTCCTCCTTTTGAAATCACTAACATATTAAAGTATTAAAAACTAGATTAAGAAATCTAGAATCTTGCTGTATGATACCATCAATGTTCTACCTAAGAGCTTTGCTATGTGACCAAACTCTGCTGCTATTGCTGTACTGTGAAGCTGCTTACCAGCCTTTCACATGTGATCCTTTGCACACAAGCATTTTCCTGTATTTGAGAGAAATCTAGCACTTCTATTATAACAAACATATACCTGCAACAAATGCACTGTAATGAATGATTATATAGAATCATATCATTTTTTTGCAGCACTgttgaaaaaacattaaaaatatttagtgaTACATATATTACCTTAAAACTAAGTATTGGCAAATTGACAAATATTCTACAACAATATGtaatcaatttacatttttgtgatatAAACTTGCTTCAATTTATATtcctcaatgtttttttttttaggctgaCTGACTTTTGAAGTTGTTTGCACAATCTTGCATAAAGTACCTGATctgtatatatatctatatatctatctatatatagatatatagatagatatattcTGAAATGCTAATTAAATCAtgttaaaattgttttgttttgtcttttttatgttgaCAGCTTTCTGCAAAACCCAGTGCATGCGTATTTGGGTTAGTTTTGTCAAAGTAGGCCAGATAAAATGCAAATAGGTACaaacttttgtgtttaattACAGACAGTAGCATCTAGAttcattgtgtatttatttctaACATATTTGGACAGATCTtgttataaatgtatttacttttaACTGAGAATAGTTTTTAGAAAGGTCCTTGAGCCCTGCATGACTTTTGTTCCAGAAAAATGTAcattacttttctttaaatattgtttacttttattgaatcaaataagtttacaattattttccccagaaaatatatttttccaccttttttaaaatcttgattAAATTTAACCTTAGTGTTGTGTTAGAGTCAGCACACATCATTAGTGGATTTCAGCCAAGTGAAGCTTCAGGGGATTCTCATTTGTCCAATATAGttgtaaaaaatcaaaataaacaaaatctggCATGTCCAGAGAGGGCACTTCCTTTATTTGAATGGCAGAGGGCAAATCTCCAATTCGCAGcattcaaaaatgaaaagaagattTATGGTGTGCCAAGTTCTAGATCACATTTGTGGAGAAAACTAGGGAGAAGACACAGGTCAGCATTGGATGCAGAGGAGCTGTCCTTGCACACAGAGACTTCTCTGTGATTTAGCTTTCTAATGCTTTTGGAAGATGTAAGTGGTTGCTATTGGATTGATTTGTTTGTGTTCCAATGTATTTAGATTAAAGTTGTATTGCTGACGAAAATATATACTGTGGGGGCAAAAAAGGATTTAGTCAGCGACCCATTTAGCAGGTTCTCCAACTTAAAAAGTCGAGAGGCCTGCACTTTTCATAATTGGCATATCTTATGAGACAATAAATGggaggaaaagtaaaaaacattacattgtctgatttttaaagaatgtatttgtaaattatgttgGAAAATGAGTATTTGGTctataacaaaagttcaactcaatacctTGTTATACAgtataccctttgttggcaatgacagtggtcaaacatttttggtaagtcttcacaaggtttccaaaaactgttgctggtattttggcccattcctccatgcagatctcctctagagcagtgatgttttggggctgttgctgtgCAACATGGACTTTCAActtcctccaaagattttctgtgGGGCCGAGACCTGGAggctggctaggccactcccgGGCCTTGAAATGTTTCTTACAATGCCACTTCGTAACCCGGCCAGTGTGTTTCGGATccttgtcatgctgaaagacccagccacgttacATCTTCAATATCATTGCTGGTGGAAGGAGGTTTATACTCCAAATCTGACAATACACGatcccattcattctttcatttatATGGATCAGTTGTCCTGGTGcctttgttaaaaaacacccccaaagcatgatgtttccacctccgtgctttacagtaggtatggtgttctttgggtGCAACTCAGCATTACTTCTCCTCTGAACACAACGAGTAGaattcttaccaaaaagttctattttggtttcatctgaccataggacattctcccaatcctctccTGGATCATCCAAATACTCTCTAGCAGACTTAAgtacatgtactggctttagtagggggacacgtctggcactgcaggatttgagtccctggcacCGTAGTGTGTAACTTtgttcccagctctctgcaggtcattcacttgGTCgccccgtgtggttctgggatttttgctcatcGTTCTTGGGACAACTTTAaccccacagggtgagatcttgtGAAGAGCCCCTAGATCGAGGGAGATCAGTGGTCCTGTATGTCagccatttcctaataattgttAGGATTACCATTGTGGATGGTAACAGAAAACTAACACAAGAGGAAAATTAAATCATACATcgggattaaaaaacaaagaaaacaacaacattttgctAGAAAAGGAACTCAAAACAGTTACATTTATCAACTAAAATTACCATTGGGTTTTAACAATTTCCTTGAAAactttttgatttgaattttttcaggatttctattttattaaaacaaaattaaatagcCTCACCTTGTTTAAAATATACAGAATGCCTAAAACAAGACTGTGATCCTTCCCCCAGGCaaaaaaatttgcatttctttgtCAAACTTTCAATAATCCTAACCCTAAATATTCCatggaatttttatttatttaacttgatTTTCCTTTTAGTGTGTCTCTATGCCATGCATAGTATTTACATTGCAAAATTACATGGTCCACCTCCGATTTGCATGCATTTTTTAGCGTTGGGAAATTCCAATTGaatgaaaataatcagaaactGAGAGGCAGGTGAACCAATCAGctcgatttttttttccagcggGAAAAATAAttagtaaatataaaaaaatatatacattttttttgtatttttaatgcaattttataaaacgtttatatacccccccccccattcaaaTTTTTTTCGTTCTGTCGCTTTCACGGTGGCGTCATCAGCTTGCGACGATGCAAAGCTTTAACCGAC includes:
- the LOC101161243 gene encoding butyrophilin subfamily 3 member A1 isoform X1 — encoded protein: MMQCFHFMVEPAKYLIAKNKELHKKAKRSEKEPLEKDQLFVVELAGELKRVCQRSEVLEHIFNQDDIWPTSLCRIFILQWANMLESKKRPMQTDDWTEKTEEKQLDFINVEEVQIAKTVIYNWIKDLRAQPEQSVWPGEPVAKVLEDLESSWRWGRFPNLLTAMELVMWTLMSQQPDKDTIPQQWLLWKQRTQKIGGISYIPQPVWDWITDAAVEVNLDMDTANPDLLISADEKRMRCGFERKEVPNYHQRFDGWWCAVGMKGLGSGRHYWEAEVGERDWRLGVAKESALRKGFKSLNTDTGYLTLRLERGTELKALTVPFTALPQGLIPSKVGVYLDYNNEQLSFYDVEKRLHIYTYNETFTEKLYPLFGTVEIVKDLVIRSPRGKNHCLCPTSCMWG
- the LOC101161243 gene encoding butyrophilin subfamily 3 member A1 isoform X2, whose product is MMQCFHFMVEPAKYLIAKNKELHKKAKRSEKEPLEKDQLFVVELAGELKRVCQRSEVLEHIFNQDDIWPTSLCRIFILQWANMLESKRPMQTDDWTEKTEEKQLDFINVEEVQIAKTVIYNWIKDLRAQPEQSVWPGEPVAKVLEDLESSWRWGRFPNLLTAMELVMWTLMSQQPDKDTIPQQWLLWKQRTQKIGGISYIPQPVWDWITDAAVEVNLDMDTANPDLLISADEKRMRCGFERKEVPNYHQRFDGWWCAVGMKGLGSGRHYWEAEVGERDWRLGVAKESALRKGFKSLNTDTGYLTLRLERGTELKALTVPFTALPQGLIPSKVGVYLDYNNEQLSFYDVEKRLHIYTYNETFTEKLYPLFGTVEIVKDLVIRSPRGKNHCLCPTSCMWG